In Cupriavidus taiwanensis, the following are encoded in one genomic region:
- a CDS encoding branched-chain amino acid ABC transporter substrate-binding protein, with protein MQITFAKILPIAAAVALVAACGKKEDKPADPAASAPAAAAPAAPAAGGGETVVKIGHAAPLTGGIAHLGKDNENGARLAVEEVNKSGLEVGGKKVKLELIGEDDAADPKTGTAVAQKLVDARVVAVVGHLNSGVSIPASKIYSDAGIVQISPSSTNPDYTKQGFKTTYRVVATDAQQGPALANYAAKTLNAKSVAIVDDATAYGKGLADEFEKTAKAAGVNVVAREATNDKATDFKAILTKIKGKKPDVIMYGGMDATGGPFAKQAKELGIGAKIVGGDGVCTDKVAELAGDAVTNIICSEAGLALSRMEKGADFDKRYQSRFNAPVQIYAPFTYDAVMVVVDAMKRANSTEPAAILAEMPKTNYKGVIGNIAFDEKGDMKEGTITLYEYKDKKKSVLDVVKM; from the coding sequence ATGCAAATCACGTTTGCCAAGATTCTGCCGATCGCGGCCGCAGTGGCGCTGGTCGCAGCTTGCGGCAAGAAGGAAGACAAGCCGGCGGATCCGGCTGCTTCGGCGCCGGCGGCAGCGGCTCCCGCAGCGCCTGCGGCCGGTGGCGGCGAGACCGTCGTCAAGATCGGCCACGCGGCCCCGCTGACCGGCGGCATTGCGCACCTTGGCAAGGACAACGAAAACGGCGCCCGCCTGGCCGTGGAAGAAGTCAACAAGTCCGGCCTGGAAGTCGGTGGCAAGAAGGTCAAGCTGGAACTGATCGGCGAAGACGATGCCGCCGACCCGAAGACCGGCACCGCCGTGGCGCAGAAGCTGGTCGATGCCAGGGTCGTCGCCGTGGTCGGCCACCTGAACTCGGGCGTGTCGATCCCGGCGTCGAAGATCTACAGCGATGCCGGCATCGTGCAGATCTCGCCGTCTTCGACCAACCCGGACTACACCAAGCAGGGCTTCAAGACCACCTACCGCGTGGTGGCCACCGACGCCCAGCAGGGCCCGGCCCTGGCCAACTACGCCGCCAAGACCCTGAACGCCAAGAGCGTGGCGATCGTCGACGATGCCACCGCCTACGGCAAGGGCCTGGCCGACGAGTTCGAGAAGACCGCCAAGGCCGCCGGCGTGAACGTGGTCGCGCGTGAAGCCACCAACGACAAGGCCACGGACTTCAAGGCCATCCTGACCAAGATCAAGGGCAAGAAGCCGGACGTGATCATGTACGGCGGCATGGACGCCACCGGCGGCCCGTTCGCCAAGCAGGCCAAGGAACTGGGCATCGGTGCCAAGATCGTCGGCGGCGACGGCGTCTGCACCGACAAGGTGGCCGAGCTGGCCGGCGATGCCGTGACCAACATCATCTGCTCCGAGGCCGGCCTGGCCCTGTCGCGGATGGAAAAGGGCGCGGACTTCGACAAGCGCTACCAGTCCCGCTTCAATGCGCCGGTGCAGATCTACGCGCCGTTCACGTATGACGCGGTGATGGTCGTCGTCGACGCCATGAAGCGCGCCAACTCGACCGAACCGGCTGCCATCCTGGCCGAAATGCCCAAGACCAACTACAAGGGCGTGATCGGCAACATCGCCTTCGACGAGAAGGGCGACATGAAGGAAGGCACCATCACGCTGTACGAGTACAAGGACAAGAAGAAGTCCGTCCTCGACGTCGTGAAGATGTAA
- the ispH gene encoding 4-hydroxy-3-methylbut-2-enyl diphosphate reductase, translating into MPDLTPAPDAEILMAQPRGFCAGVDRAIEIVERALERFGAPIYVRHEIVHNAYVVADLRRKGAVFVRELDEVPAGATVIFSAHGVSREVREDAARRGLHVFDATCPLVTKVHVEVSKLRAQGCEIVMIGHRGHPEVEGTMGQANGGMVLVESVADVRTLQIADPARLAYVTQTTLSVDETREIVAALKARFPEIREPKKQDICYATQNRQDAVKFMAPQVEVVIVVGSPNSSNSNRLRELAERLGVPAYMVDAPEQVRPEWVAGKRRIGLTAGASAPEALAQSIVERLRELGARQVRPLDGIEENMAFPLPRGLLPTSAAA; encoded by the coding sequence ATGCCTGACCTGACCCCCGCACCCGACGCCGAAATCCTGATGGCCCAGCCGCGCGGCTTCTGCGCCGGCGTGGACCGCGCCATCGAGATCGTCGAGCGCGCGCTCGAGCGCTTCGGCGCCCCCATCTACGTCCGTCACGAAATCGTCCACAACGCCTATGTGGTGGCCGACCTGCGCCGCAAGGGCGCGGTCTTCGTGCGCGAGCTCGACGAGGTGCCGGCCGGCGCCACCGTCATCTTCAGCGCCCATGGCGTGTCGCGCGAAGTGCGCGAAGACGCTGCCCGGCGCGGCCTGCACGTGTTCGATGCCACCTGCCCGCTGGTGACCAAGGTGCATGTGGAAGTGAGCAAGCTGCGCGCGCAGGGCTGCGAGATCGTGATGATCGGCCATCGCGGCCACCCGGAGGTCGAAGGCACCATGGGCCAGGCCAACGGCGGCATGGTGCTGGTGGAGTCGGTCGCCGATGTCCGGACGCTGCAGATCGCCGATCCGGCGCGGCTGGCCTATGTCACCCAGACCACGCTGTCGGTGGACGAGACCCGCGAGATCGTCGCCGCGCTCAAGGCCCGCTTTCCGGAAATCCGCGAGCCCAAGAAGCAGGACATCTGCTATGCCACGCAAAACCGCCAGGACGCGGTGAAGTTCATGGCGCCGCAGGTGGAAGTGGTGATCGTGGTGGGCAGCCCCAACAGCTCCAACTCCAACCGCCTGCGCGAGCTGGCCGAGCGCCTGGGCGTGCCGGCCTACATGGTCGACGCGCCCGAGCAGGTGCGGCCCGAGTGGGTTGCCGGCAAGCGCCGCATCGGCCTGACCGCGGGGGCCTCGGCGCCCGAGGCGCTGGCCCAGTCGATCGTCGAGCGCCTGCGCGAACTCGGTGCGCGCCAGGTGCGTCCGCTCGACGGCATCGAGGAGAACATGGCCTTCCCGCTGCCGCGCGGCTTGCTGCCCACCAGCGCAGCGGCCTGA
- a CDS encoding FKBP-type peptidyl-prolyl cis-trans isomerase has translation MNLQTFASEADGGTAGRKTVQADSFLTLHYSIALENGTEVVSTFEEKPATLLLGQGQFAPTLEQALLGMPEGERMTYRLAPEQAFGPRNAELLQWVSLATLRENSSFEEDYSPGDLVEFNAPGGGKYAGVLKEIGATAALFDFNHPLAGQTILFDVQLIGIL, from the coding sequence ATGAATTTGCAAACTTTCGCGTCGGAAGCCGACGGCGGCACGGCTGGCCGCAAGACTGTCCAGGCCGACTCTTTCCTGACCCTGCACTACAGCATCGCGCTCGAAAACGGCACCGAGGTCGTCAGCACGTTCGAGGAGAAGCCTGCCACGCTGCTGCTGGGGCAGGGCCAGTTCGCGCCGACGCTCGAGCAGGCGCTGCTGGGCATGCCCGAAGGCGAGCGCATGACCTACCGCCTGGCGCCGGAGCAGGCCTTCGGGCCGCGCAACGCCGAACTGCTGCAGTGGGTGTCGCTGGCCACGCTGCGCGAGAACAGCTCGTTCGAAGAGGACTACAGCCCGGGCGACCTGGTCGAGTTCAACGCGCCCGGCGGCGGCAAGTACGCCGGCGTGCTCAAGGAGATCGGCGCGACCGCCGCGCTGTTCGACTTCAACCATCCGCTGGCCGGGCAGACCATCCTGTTCGACGTGCAGCTGATCGGCATTCTCTGA